Genomic segment of Canis aureus isolate CA01 chromosome 16, VMU_Caureus_v.1.0, whole genome shotgun sequence:
GCAGCACCAGGAAACGCCGAAGAAGAAAACAGGTCTGGGAGGGAGGacgagtgggggaaggggaatgggggtggggggtagaggggatgggggtggggctggaTGTGGAAAGCGCGGACGCggtcggagagagagagagagagagagtgtgtgtgtgtgtgtgtgtgtgtgtgtgtgtgtctcggtGTCCTGCGGGTCCGGGGAAGCCCCCTTCCATTCTCCCAAAGCCCGGGCTGGGCCGCGGGGTTTGCAGCGCCCTCTCCTTCTCCTCGGCATGGGAGAGGCCCAACCAGGCCAGTGTGACCTTCTCGGCCCCCGCCCGGGCTGGAGGGAGACCTGCAGGGTCGGCCTTGGGAATCTAGCCTCATTATTCCTTTCCCGTTTACCTTCCTGAGGCTCCAGAGGAACCTGAATTTGGTGGCCCTGAGTTAGGGTGAACATACCCCCCCAAAGCCCGCGGGGTGTATCTCTAGAAGGCCTAGCGAATCTCGACGCGGGTGGTGTCGCGAGACCCTCTTGCAGGCGGCGAGGCGAGGGGGTAGGTGGGCAGAGTTGAGGAAGTGTCCTCCCTCACCCGCTACCCCAAGCCCACCTGTGGCCTTGGGGTTCCCCGTCTGGGGGGGGCGGCCAGGACCCCTCGACTCTCGAGTCATTTCTACCTCTGCGCGCCTTTTCTGGGCACCGGACCCCGCAGTCTACCCTCGCGGCTCCTCCCGAGCCCGGCGCCCGGGCCCGCTCCCCCCAGAGCCGGCGCGGCTGGAATGTTCTCTCCTCCTCGCGGGGCCGCTTCCTGTCCGCCATGTTGGAAGCCGATTCCTGTCACCGACTCCGGCCCGCTGAGGAGCGGAGGGGGAAGGGTGTCGAGGGGGCTCGGCGCGGCGGAGCTGGGGGGGCTCAGGATCCCCACCCGCGGTcgcctcccaccccccgccctgcggGGGCGCCGTCGCCCCCGGCcgtggcctcccctccccccgtcGCCGGCCGGGTTGTGTAACCCGGTGGCGGCCGCGCGGCCCCGGGCGGGTCCCtggggtgaggggcgggggcggttggggtgggggagggaagcgGCCACGAGGGGAGCGGCCTGCAGCGGGCCCCGCGCGCCAGCGGCCGCGTTTCCCGCTCCCGGGTGCGGCGGGAGGCGCGGGCGGTCCGGGTGGGGAGCCGGCCTCGAAGTGGGGCCGGGAGGAGGAGGCCGCGGGCGACTGCTGCGGCGCTCCTTggggcaggagggctgggggcgggggggatacATTTTGGGTAAAGGCGGTGCCTGAAGGCCGGGTGGGGTACCCAGCGGGAACCAGGCTCCCCGGTCACGAGTTTCTCTGCCACAGGAACCTCGGCTCCTGCCAGGTTCGCTCACGACTCCGCCTCTCAGGCTTTCACTTGGGCCCTCTCTTCAAGCAgctcatttttacaaaaaaagctTGTTCTAGCTCCCTCCAGTCCCCCAGCATTTACCTTCTGGGCTTGGGTGTAGCGATTTCGAGGAGAGGGATTAGAAAAATGATCGGATGGGGTAGAGGGTGAGTTTTTTTGACCCCTATTTCTTGTCCTTAAGGGAGAAACGAGGTGGCTCATCCATGAGGTTGGCTCACTACCATCTTGCCTCAGACGAggctgttttccatttttaaaggaaaggtgTTTTCCTATTTTCAAATTGATACGATCCccaaactcttgattttcacaAATGTTAAATTGAGAGTAAAAGTAATTTTAGAAGACATTTGAGAAGAAATGAGCTTAAAACCTTGGAATCaggcagggtttttttgttttgttttttgtttttttacaaattaaaggttCTTTGTAAATTAAGAAATGAAGGGAATGATAAGAAAATGTTAAACCCAGCAAATCAAATGTGATGCAGTTACTGAGAGCTGGAGAAAAATTCCTATTCTATTGAAGATTTAATGTAACTTGAAGACAAATTGGAATGCCAGATTTTCCACTTCTGGGATGGGTAGGGACATCACGTGTGCAGTAGAAATGAGAATGTAAATGTATTGAGTATTTAATCATAACAGATTTGAAACAGTTTGAAACTATTAGAAAGTATACAACATTAAATGTTTTAACGTTAGGTCTTTTTCAACTTAGAGGAAAGAATCTTGCTTTATTATGGTTGTGTGGAATATAAAGCAGTATTACTGTTCACATTGGAAAATTTTGAAACATTGCTCAGGTATTATACCCCTGCAGGAATCTCCTCTACAGATAGAAACAGCCCCTGAACCATTCAAGGTGGTATTCTTTAAATTAATAGGTCTATCCTGGAAGAGGATAAAGAGGGGGAAACTGGGTTTAGCAATTTTGTGAGAATGTAAACAATTTGGGATAATAGTTTTCCATGTGTGGCCTGGTCGCAGTACTGTTGCTTCAACATGTGTAATACTAATTTACTAAGAAAACTTaggactttttaaatatatctaatatGTTGAAGTGGGCTTTTATGACCCATTACCCATAAACCTATAAAGAGGAAcctgtttctttttccagaaGAGGGCACTAGAGAGGGTCAGATGTGTTCAGTATTTTCGGTTTCTATTCCAAAAGCTAGATTTATCAGTACTGAAGTTTTGCAGAGTCCTTTTGAAGTAGGGTTAGATGCTTTAGCACAGCAAACCTAAATAATAAAAGTACAAGGAGccctttgatttctttcagtaattctgtggtatttgcatttttcttaaatacctaagttttaaaaagaaaatgtccctGGTACACTTTGCATTCCAGCAAAGTTGctatggaaaaaattttaaatagttagAATGAGCTGTTGTTAGCCTAATTGTTATTAAAACATGGGAATGTAAGTATAGTGGCTTTTGAGCTGTTATTAAATTGTTTGGTGATTTCTGATATTGGAGCCACTAAATACTAGtaattttaggaaaaattatTCTGGTTCACTTAAAAGTCTTAGCTTTGGTCCAAGTTAGTTTGGACAttggggtggggttttttttgtttttgtttttcctttctaaaattgcTTTCTTATCTTTGAGAAAGTTATGGCTAGTGGGCCCAAGAGTCCAAACCTTTGTTTAGCATATTAGGTTGTTAAGTGGTATATGTAGTTTTCTTCTTCTTAGTCTAGAGATGTACACAGGTAAAACTTGCATCTGTTAAAAACATTGATAGCTTCATTTTAGGAACTAGTTGcttttctgaagaaagaaaaacctttcaGAAAACATCCTAAGCAGCGATCTTCTAGTAGTTTCATAGCTAGAATTTTTCCACCTAAAGTTTGATTTGAGTAGCTGTCAGAAAAAACCTCTTTCAGCagccaaaaaatttaaaatacaactaCATAAATTAGGGGCTTTAGCAAAATATAGTTTTTATGGTACAACTTTTGTGCCACTCAATCTTAGGAATGATTATAGTCTTGAGTTATTTTCTGAAAGTACAATAGAAGAAAATGCCTTGcctttatttgttcattcttcGTGTCCTTTTTCTCTGATATAGAATGAGTGTCTTAAAATAAGAGTAAATCCTGTTGTTCATCTTCCCAGATTATGCTCTAGATcacataaaattcttttaaaaccaTGGttctcaaaccttttttttttttttttttaattatttattcatgacagacagagaagagaggctgagacataggcagagggagaagcaggcttcttgcagggagcctgatgtgggactccatcccaggacctcaggatcaagccctgagctgaaggcagatgctcaaccacttacccatccaggcatccctggttctgaaacttaaaaaaaatcttagatccTTTATGCTTTAGAATGCACAAAGAGCTTTTACTGTggttatatttattgatatttgctATGCTGGGAATTAcaacaaaatttcaaaacaagaaTATACACCTCACATTCCTTTTAGTCTTCATAGGCGGAAGGCCTGCAAGGATGAAAGTGACAAAGGCAAATTATTTGGTATTCTTATTGGACACCCCTCCCTAGCCCCCTGAAAAGCTGCCttaaatgaatgtgtgtgtatctgtttcTAATGATTTGACCTCAAAAGGCTTTGGGGAACATTTCACAGAAAGACAGATAACTAATACCATTATTTTACTGGTAAGGAAATATGAAAAGCTATTGTTAGCCTAATTGAATAACGTATAGTAATAAACTTCATGGTAGTTGAAGGTCTTAAACTTgaacactggggatccctgggtggctcagcagtttagcccctgccttcagcccagggcgtgatcctggaggccccaggatcctgtcccccatcaggctccttgcatggagactgcttctccaactctgcctgtgtctctccgccttctctctttctgtgtctctcatgaataaataaataaaatcttaaaaaaaaaaaaaaaaaaaacttgaacacCATAACACTTTAAAATTAGGTACCTTTCATTGTAGTTTTGCACCACAAGTGATGCAGTATTATGTAGTGATAGGAAACCATGTTATAGGCAGCCTGGAGTTCAGATTTCCAGTTCTCTACTTTGTGACTTGGGCAAATTAATTTCTCTAGTCTGCTTACCCagatgtaaaatgaagaaaatatatcttAGAGTTAGAAACATTGGTATATAGGTGTTTTGGTTTCATACATTGACAGAATGATCTAATGTCTGGGAAATGTCAATAAATTTAAGACTACTGTAGGAAAAAGTTCACaagtatttgatttttgtttagcGGAATGCAGTAGAAAGAAACTGCTTATGGTGACTACCAGCCATTCCTGGTTTCATagaaagggatttaaaaaaatttttttaaggattttatttatttgagagtgcgtgggggtggggtagagggtagactccccactgagcaaagagtctgatgtgggactccatcccaggaccctgagatcagagcctgagtcaaaggcagacatttaaccaactgaaccacccaggcacccctagaaaggGATTCTTTAACTTCCCtgtaatacataaaattaacatacTGGCATAATTTGATTTTTACCCAGAGGGTAGCCCTGCTGTTAATTGTAAAGGAAATTTTATAACAGCCTTGTGAGAACAATGGGGAAGTTGATTTGTTAAATGAGAGGAATTAATGGCATACTGCTTAAGTTTTTTGTGACCTCAGACTTTGGTTTGAAACCAGCTTGTTTCAGTTTCTTGCTTGGTAGACTTCTAATCAGTAATATGGGGTTCACAAGTGTTTTCTTGTAGTTGTGAAATAACATAGTCAAGTTAATATGCTCATAGCATAGTCTCTTTGAATGTTAGGTATTACTgtaatttatatattgtaaaaaaaacctttttttcccccctctctctagGCTATGGTGAATTGAATGGTAatcctggagaaagagaaatatctttaaagagCCTGGGTTCTGATGAAGCTACCAACCCTATTTCCAGGGTGCTCAATGGCAACCAACAAATTGTAGACACTAATTTGAAGCAGACTGTAAAGGCCAGCACCTTTGGGAAAGCAGGAATTAAAACCAGGAATTTCATTCAGAAAAACAGTATGGACAAAAAGAATGGGAAGTCTTATGAAAATAAATCTGGAGAGAACCAGTCTGTAGACAAGACCGATACTGTAGCAATTCCAAATGGTGTTGTAACAAATAATTCTGGCTATATTACTAATGGTTATATGGGCAAAGGAGCAGATAATGATGGTAGTGGATCTGAGAGCGGATATACCACtcctaaaaaaaggaaagctagGCGCAATAGTGCCAAGGGTTGTGAAAACCTTAATTTAGTGCAGGACAAAATAATGCAACAAGAGACCAGTGTCCCAAACTTAAAACAGGGACTTGAAAATTTCAAGCCTGACTACAGTGAACAAAAGGGAAATCGAGTAGATGGTTCAAAGCCCATTTGGAAGTATGAAACTGGGCCTGGAGGAACAAATCGAGGAAAACCTGCTGTGGGGGATATGCTACGGAAAAGCTCTGATATTAAACCTGGTGTGAGCAGCAAAAAGTTTGATGATCGGCCCAAAGGAAAGCATGCTTCCGCTGTTACCTCCAAAGAGGACTCGTGGACCCTATTTAAACCACCTCCAGTTTTTCCAGTGGACAATAGCAGTGCTAAAATAGTTCCTAAAATAAGTTATGCAAGCAAAGTTAAGGAAAACCTCAACAAAACTGTACAGAATTCCTCTGTGTCaccatcttcatcttcatcttcttcgTCTACTGGGGAAACCCAGACCCAATCTTCAAGTCGGTTATCCCAGGTCCCTATGTCAGCGCTGAAATCTGTTACTTCGGCCAACTTTTCTAATGGGCCTGTTTTAGCAGGGACTGATGCAAGTGTATATTCTCCAGGGGGTCAGCCACTGCTAACTACTGCTGCTAATACTCTAACACCCGTCTCTTCTGGGACTGATTCAGTTCTCCAGGACATGAGTCTGACTTCAGCAGCTGTTGAACAAATTAAATCTAGCCTTTTTGTCTATCCTTCAAATATGCAAACTGTGCTATTGAGCACAGCACAAGTGGATCTACCCTCTCAGACAGATCAGCAAAATCTGGGGGATATCTTCCAGAATCAGTGGGGTTTATCATTTATAAATGAGCCCAGTGCTGGCCCTGAGACTGTTCTTGGGAAGTCATCAGATCATAAAGTGATGGAGGTGACATTTCAAGGGGAATATCCTGCCACTTTGGTTTCACAGGGTGCTGAAATAATCCCCTCAGGAACTGAGCATCCTGTGTTTCCCAAGGCTTATGAGCTGGAAAAACGGACTAGTCCTCAAGTTCTGAGTAGCATTCTAAAATCTGGGACTACTAGTGAGAGTGGAGCCTTATCCTTGGAACCCAGTCATATAGGTGACCTGCAAAAAGCAGACACCAGTAGTCAAGGTGCTTTAGTGTTTCTCTCAAAGGACTACGAGATAGAAAATCAAAATCCTCTGGTGTCTCCTACGAACACTTTGTTAGGCTCCGCCAAAGAACAGAGATACCAGAGAGGCCTAGAAAGAAATGATAGCTGGGGTTCTTTTGACCTGAGGGCTGCTATTGTATATCACACTAAAggtaattcatttgtttttatataaagattcTTACAtaaatttaataagcatttattaactGGTGTATTAAGGGTAAATTTTGGAAGtttttatgagattttttaagaatttgggaACTAAGTTGAGAACAGTGGATAAGCAGTAGATAAATTAATTCAGGGTCTTTGGAAATAGTACTATTTAGAAGGAATGTTCACTTTCAActtcaaaatgtttatatattcacACAAACACAAAAGTACTTGACTTCCTATACctgcttcaaagaatgaagagggaTGGGTTGGTGCCCAAAGGGATGACATATTTTCTCatgagttctttttaaaaattttctttgaacAGATGTTTCCTCTCCTTTGCTTTTTATATCATGTACTTCTTTATTAGTGAGCTCACTTGATAGTTCTAATTTGTATAAAATGAGTAGGAGCAGTGTTTTTGAGGAGAAGTCCAGAAAGATGGAGTGTCAaactatttcttctcttccaagAAGGAATAATGCGTGCTAAGTGGtaactggaaaataattttgacaaTTGCAATGGCAGGCTCAATTAGCAATGTAGGAACCAGGCTCTTGGGGTCTGTACTTTTCATAGCCCCAAAGCCTCTGTTAAAAAAGGAATCATATCTTTCAAGTTCCATGCTCATAACTTTAGAATatggtttgtgtctttttttttttttttttttaattaaagtttatttcagagagagtgagtatggagaggggcagagggagagggacacagtcagactccctgctgagccgggaatctgacatggggctcagtcccaggaccctgagattaacccactgagccatccaggcagccctttgtgtcttaaagaaaaatttactgTATGGTATAAACTTATTTAAATCCCTACAGCAAATAATGAGTCTTAGTGAATGATGTTTATAACCTTGGTACTTTTGAGAATGGTGGTTTTTTCAGTCTTCCACTTCGGTCTTCCCCTAGTCCCCTAACAGAAATTTATACCCcatgcatgcatatgcacacCTCAGATATGCTGCACATTCCCATTTTTAACTGGCTCATTTAGGCAGAGACTTGGAGCTGCTGGGAAGGGGCAGCATATCAGATAGTGGGGATGAGGTAATTCCCATATTCTCCCTGGAAGGATCACTGCCTCAGAGATGAATAACAAAGCTATTTATGTGACTTTTAAGCAGATTGCCTCCTCTGCATACCTTTCCTTATCTGCAAACTGGAAGACATTAGTAAAATGAACAGatgtcctttttctatttttcttcctttagaaaATGGGAGTAAGTAGTAGTATTACCTTATGGGAGTTTAGGAGTAGAAATCCTGGCAGATAAAATTACCTGTCTGTACTTTTTTTCTCCAGCACTGCTGTTGggaagtaaataaattaattaggaAGTGGATGTTTTTAGGAAAGTTAGgacaaaaaaaattacttattttcttaaGACTTGTAGTTAATTATAAGTTGGTTCTGCTGGGGGAGTTGGTGTTTTTGGTGATATTTTCTGTGCTATCTGCCCACCAGAGACCACTACTGGGAAAATCTTTACCTGAATATTTTGTATGGGTAATTAGGAACCTGAAGGAATATCTGGTTACGTTCTTCCACAACCTGCAAAAAAGTTTGGGACAAGATGTTCCATGAAGTGGTTGTTGGCTggtgtttttatatgtttttattacgGAGAATTGTAAGCCTTTTTAAATGGGAGTAATAACTCCTATTTATTTATAGGTATTCTGTATGCATTTTTCCTATAGTGACACTAATTAGATCTGAAATTAGTGGTATTTAAATAAGCTAAATGCCCCTACCTGGATGCAGTTATATTTAGTTTTGCTGATATTACTGAAAGATTTGCTTTAGTAAAGTGCATCAATTTGAGTTTCGTAGTTGGGTATTATTGAGATTTAATTGGTATTGATTGTTTTTTCCCCCCCTAACAATGGTTAATGTTCAGTTCAGTTAGTTCCCAAAGTGGCAAGTTCTTTGAATTCCTGCCAAATGTGGATTGGTTCATTAGGTCactaatttctcttttctgtgaGTTTGTTTTGAACCACAACCTTTTCAAGATCTGAAGAACTTTCTCATAAGTGAaggctggcctttttttttttttttttttttttgagttgttttaAACTCTAAAGGAGGTAATAATCAGTTGGGCTTATTAGACTATCCTTTAAAAGAGCACTTGTATTTTCTTGGTCCTTTAGTGAAGTCTTCTCTTTAAATGTTCAAAAGCAGTCACTTAGTGAGTTAAAGTTAGGCTCAGAAATAGAGGTTTTTATGCATACCTCCTTACTTTAAAAGTAAGCTCAacaactttatttggaaatagtagATAAGAGAGTGCTTAGTGTCAGTTGAGCAGGAATGGTGCATTTTTTAGATTAAACATTAATTACTTGCAGCCTTAGAAATACTGCAGATCCTTTGAAAATCTGAATATTCAGTACATTTGACGATAGGAAATAAAGATACTATGAGGCATAAAAAAGGGATTGGTGGGAAATCTAGTTCTTGggatttttctttcagcttttgatatatattatgctattaatttttcttaagaaatgggAGGGTTAATCTTTTTATTATCTAGGGGAATATTGTACCATTACATAGCAGTATTAATATTTATGGTGAGATGTAagtcctattttctatttctctcaaatGGCACTTAAGGGGCATTTATTACCTTAAagtaatagctttttaaattaactATGAAAAAATTGATACTCAAAAGTGGAACCTATAATGAACCTCAATGTACCCATTGTCCAGCCAGAACATTTAGAAAGTATTCATTCTTGTTTAACCTATCTACCTTCGCACTTTATTTGGTAggaatttcaaaagcaaattcCAGGTATCCTAACATTTTGCTAGTTGATACTTTGGTTATGTTTGAGTGATAGCTTTTAATGCACCTACCCAGGACATAGAACTGTTACCTCCTTTAAAGCATTTACTTTTCAAAGGCTTGTAACACTAGACTCAACTTTTTGAGGTGAATCTTTGGTTTTGAAATGGTCATTTGAAGTCATTTGATTCAAAAAGTCCTTTGAAGACAAATCTGTTGAAATAAGGTAGGTTGATGTGAGTCGTGTGTTTGGTCAGTGTTCATTTAAACCAGGTTGATTTATCTTGCCTAACTAATACTGCACGGAACTTCATCAAGTATTCAATGCTGATATTTTggagtatttattaaaaaataatttaatatggtaaattttacCCAGTATGTAGAGATGCAAGGGAGGATGAATAAAAtaagagagagggcagcctgggtggctcagaggtttggcgccgtcttcggcccagggcatgatcctggagacccgggatcgagtcccatatcgggctccctacatggagcctgcttctccctctgcttgtgtctctgtctctctctctctcacataaataaataaaatctttaaaaaaaataaaataagatagaatTCTTGATGGTTGACGTGGATCAACATGACAGTTACCTAGTAAAAAATATCCTTGAGGGAACACTAGGCTTTAGTATGAAACTTTAAGAACTTGTTTCTGTGTTACTTCTATAGGTTATTAGCATAAATGACTTGAGGCACTAGATGTGGGCTATACTCCGGATAAAAATGTAGTGGTTCTCATTGCCAGCTAGGATTGGGAACTCTTGAGTCTTAGAGAGCTTTCCTCAGTTTAATcctacttttctgttttctgccagAGTTGTGCAGtaatatacgtgtgtgtgtagtgtatgttttcctttcccttataatataGGCAAAGTACTTTGCTTAGTTATGTAAGACTTTGGCAGGGTGtgtctttttctttgaagaactTAATTAAGTAGAGGAGAAA
This window contains:
- the NUFIP2 gene encoding FMR1-interacting protein NUFIP2 isoform X2 — translated: MEEKPGQPQPQHHHSHHHPHHHPQQQQQQQQQPPHHHHHYYFYNHSHNHHHHHHHQQPHQYLQHGAEGSPKAQPKALKHEQKHTLQQHQETPKKKTGYGELNGNPGEREISLKSLGSDEATNPISRVLNGNQQIVDTNLKQTVKASTFGKAGIKTRNFIQKNSMDKKNGKSYENKSGENQSVDKTDTVAIPNGVVTNNSGYITNGYMGKGADNDGSGSESGYTTPKKRKARRNSAKGCENLNLVQDKIMQQETSVPNLKQGLENFKPDYSEQKGNRVDGSKPIWKYETGPGGTNRGKPAVGDMLRKSSDIKPGVSSKKFDDRPKGKHASAVTSKEDSWTLFKPPPVFPVDNSSAKIVPKISYASKVKENLNKTVQNSSVSPSSSSSSSSTGETQTQSSSRLSQVPMSALKSVTSANFSNGPVLAGTDASVYSPGGQPLLTTAANTLTPVSSGTDSVLQDMSLTSAAVEQIKSSLFVYPSNMQTVLLSTAQVDLPSQTDQQNLGDIFQNQWGLSFINEPSAGPETVLGKSSDHKVMEVTFQGEYPATLVSQGAEIIPSGTEHPVFPKAYELEKRTSPQVLSSILKSGTTSESGALSLEPSHIGDLQKADTSSQGALVFLSKDYEIENQNPLVSPTNTLLGSAKEQRYQRGLERNDSWGSFDLRAAIVYHTKEMESVWNLQKQDPKRIITYNEAMDSPDQ
- the NUFIP2 gene encoding FMR1-interacting protein NUFIP2 isoform X1, whose product is MEEKPGQPQPQHHHSHHHPHHHPQQQQQQQQQPPHHHHHYYFYNHSHNHHHHHHHQQPHQYLQHGAEGSPKAQPKALKHEQKHTLQQHQETPKKKTGYGELNGNPGEREISLKSLGSDEATNPISRVLNGNQQIVDTNLKQTVKASTFGKAGIKTRNFIQKNSMDKKNGKSYENKSGENQSVDKTDTVAIPNGVVTNNSGYITNGYMGKGADNDGSGSESGYTTPKKRKARRNSAKGCENLNLVQDKIMQQETSVPNLKQGLENFKPDYSEQKGNRVDGSKPIWKYETGPGGTNRGKPAVGDMLRKSSDIKPGVSSKKFDDRPKGKHASAVTSKEDSWTLFKPPPVFPVDNSSAKIVPKISYASKVKENLNKTVQNSSVSPSSSSSSSSTGETQTQSSSRLSQVPMSALKSVTSANFSNGPVLAGTDASVYSPGGQPLLTTAANTLTPVSSGTDSVLQDMSLTSAAVEQIKSSLFVYPSNMQTVLLSTAQVDLPSQTDQQNLGDIFQNQWGLSFINEPSAGPETVLGKSSDHKVMEVTFQGEYPATLVSQGAEIIPSGTEHPVFPKAYELEKRTSPQVLSSILKSGTTSESGALSLEPSHIGDLQKADTSSQGALVFLSKDYEIENQNPLVSPTNTLLGSAKEQRYQRGLERNDSWGSFDLRAAIVYHTKEMESVWNLQKQVGFPDFPALLLLPSPLYLGQVLLVQHSCGLKIPKG